A segment of the Gavia stellata isolate bGavSte3 chromosome 27, bGavSte3.hap2, whole genome shotgun sequence genome:
AGtgcccacccccagcagcagcaggtcaAAGCTGGCATTGGCCACCAGGGCCATGATCTCCTTGGCATACAGCTCCGTGCCTCTGTCCTCTTCCACACAGAGCCGCTGGTTCAGGTGCACAGGCATAGGGTGGACGTTGAAGTAAGGCACCCTGACACTCTGGAGGAGGTGGTTGTGCAAGCTGAAGAAGTTGGACTCAGCGTCGGTGAGAGGGACACAGCGTTCATCTACCAGCCAGATGTGGGTGTGCTTCCACGGGAAGGCGTAATGGTGTCTTGCCAGCCGCTGGAATAGGACCACTGGGCTTGAGCCACCTGAGAGGGCCAGGTGGAACTGCCCAGAGTGTGCCACAGTCCTGCTTGCTATCTTCTCGATGTCAGAAGCCAGCTGGGAAATCAGGTCCTCAGACCATGCTGAGACCAGGGGACTTTGCCGGAATTTGGACTGGATTGTCTTGTAATCACTTGGTGTCAGCCTGTTGGGGTTCAGCAGTTCCACTGGCTCTGCCAGCGTGAACGCCACTTCCCCACCCACCATTTCAAAGTCTAAGAGGTGCTGGTTCTCCATGCCCCCAGGGTAGAGGCGCAGGGGCTGGTGCGAAATGCTATCCAGCAGCGGTGTCCAGAATCCCCAGGAGGCCAGCAGGTTCTCCGTGGTAATGAAGAAGTCCTTCCTGCCATGGTAGAtgttggagatgaggacagaATAGGCATCTCTCTCTTTCACAGGGCTGTACACATAGTAATCAGACAATGGTTGTCCAAAAATGTGCAGGTCTGACTGACCCACTGCTTCTCTCCAACTGCCTTCTGGCATGACAGGCCTGAAAAGGTTCCTGCTCACAAGCACCGCAGGGGTGTTGAGTGCGCCGTGCCCGATGTAGAAGATGATCTGCTTGGCTTTACATTGGCTGTGCCCTGCATCCCTCAGAGTCTCGCTCTGAGTGCAGTAGGCCCGGTTCTTGAAGAGAACACGGACATAACCTACCCGTTCATCCAGAGCTTTCCCAGAAGTGAGCAGGAAAGGGACCCCTTCCCAACGCAGGTTGTCACTGTGAATCAGCACACCTGAAATGACAGTGATCTCAGCTACCAAATTAAACCTGAACAGCAAGCAGATTTAAGGGGTTCTCTATCACCTACCCATTATTCTCCTTCCTTAGTTCCCAGAAATCTTGGCATCCACTGTGTCTCTTGCTCCACATTCAGTCCTTTCATGACATGACTGGACTAACTGCTCTCCAGCTACCCTGCTGAGCTTCCTCCCAGGTATCCTACCTGATTAGCCTCACCTTCCAGGAAACCAGTTTCTGAGCATGAATATCATTCAGACAAAATCTTTAATGTTCAGAAGACACACTGTAGCCAGAGATGGCCTTGTGGTCTACTAATCACAGAGAACTGCCAATGCTTTACCCCTcagatgcagagagcagctggacTTTATGAAAATGCAAAGGAGTTTGTAGGCCACTTCTAAAAATAACGTAGAGATCTTATCAAGAATAACGGGACTTAGCTCTTACGCAATGCTTCCCATTCATTGGATCATGAGTTAACTAACATGACAACAGTATTATCTTGTTACAGCTCCCAGTTACCATGCCGGTGGATTCCTGAAGACACCCCTGAATCAGCAGTGAGGTCCAAAGTCATGGACCTGGTATCAGCATGCAAGGACTCGCATCTCCTGCTCTCCTCAGCTCTAGACTActcccctccccaggctccAGACCAAACTCTCACCTGCAAAGGTTGGTGTTGTGCTGATGTAGTCTTGTGCCTTCTGCAATTCCTCCTGCACTTGGCTGGCATATGCCTGATACTGACCCAACACGGCACTGTTTTTCTCCAGGCCCCGCAAGGACTGGAAGACCTGCAACTTGCACTGCAAAACCTCTTCGGCCCTGCTCACATTGGCTGGGAGCTCCATGGTCAGGAACATCAGGGCCTCCGTGAGGTGGTTCTGCAGCACGTCCCGGATGACTCCATACTGCTCATAGAAGCTGATGCGGCCTGAGGACAAAGAGGAGGTAAGATGCTGGTAAACTCGTGTGGGTTTCTTGCAGCCTTGCCCTCTGCATGTGTAACGTGGGTGCCAAGGAGAACAAAGAGCACGAGCCCTAATTGGTTTGCACCAAGCTCCTCTTCTCCTGGCCCAACAATTAGTTTGAAGCTATCAAGCTcaaagaagttgtggatgtcccatCACTGGATGTGTTCAAGGTCtggttggacagggctttgagcgACCTGACCTAAtgaaaggtgtccctgcccatgacaggggggttgaactagatgatcttcaaagaTCCCTTTCGacccaaaccattttatgattctaagcctttcctctccctccagaGGGGCTTCCAAAATGTCTCTGCTACTAAAATAAGGATAAAAGGTTCCCACAGGACTGCTTGTCCTCCACAGAGCCATACATAATCCTCCTTTTGGGTGCATACAGAGCCTAAACCCAGTGGGGAATAATGCTCTCGCCTCATACTTCCTGAGTGCACAGAGCAGAAGgcagctttgctttctgggACTGCTTGTGCTTTCAGAAGCTGTGGTCAGTGACCGGCAACAATATCAGCTCAAACCTCCCACATACAGCACAATGCAGGGCCCCTGTATACTCCTGTCCCACAGGTCACAGCACCTTGACCTGGGACTCCACACAACGTGCAGTTCTATGCAAAAAGCTTTGACAGAGTAGCTGGAAAGCAGGGTCAGAGCAGGGACCCCAGCAGCTCTATAGCTCCACACCAGGCCCACAGAACAGCTGAAGCTGGGCCCTGGCAATGAGCAGTGCTCTTCACTGCCTCTTTTCCCCTGGTTTTCATGTCCTCAGAAGGCTCTGGCTGAGCCATGCCCTTGAGAGACCAAATTTCATGCACAAAGccctgcttctccttccctgcctgacTTATCACACAGGTGGGAACAGGGGGAGAAGGACAATGCACTTATAAAGTGACTCAAACAGATGCCTTTCTGTagtccagcagcagcaggctgcacaCTGCAGTCTACATCACGGCCATAGGCTTCCCCTATTGATTGATACATTTATCTCCCTTGCTCTAATCCAAAGGCACATTCATTAATGTAATCAATGCTGCAGACTTGCTGGGagccaggctgccagctgaagccacacaggggaaaaaagacgTCAAATGAAAAATTACGAAGTTGTTCAGAGCGGGGAGGGTTCAGGGTGTAGCTGGGGCTATGCACAGACAACACTGTTCTCCCTAAATCTCTCTGCAGTGCATCCCTCTCCCACAAACAGGCCCAGGTGAGATCTGGGCTGCCAAACCAAAGATTACTCCAAGTTTGATAAAGTTGCATTAATTGAGTTTGTGGTGGctgaggaaggaagggagggaggaaggggggagggaggaagaagacagAAGAGGAGGTAAAGTGAGTGGAGAAGCAATCCTGATTTTGCAGAACTGAGGGCGCCTGACATCCCGAGAAGTGCTGCGGGTGGCAGTCCAGCTCAGAGTGCTTTATGCTGAGCACTGCAGAGCGGATGCTGCAGCATTGCAGGGAGAGATTGCAGCCGTGTCCTTCAGCAGGAGACCCATGCTAGCAACTCTGGCCTTGGATTTTCTCTCTGCAATGCTCTTTCTTACTACAGAGAGGAAGCGAAAGAAACAGGCAGACAAACACAGACTGACCTAGGTACCTGGACTAACACCAACTAGCTGATATGAATAACATCCAGGCAAAAGATGCAAGAGCATCTTCTAAAGAATGGCACAAATGTATACTCAGTGTGAGCTTGATAGCTAACAGGACAGGAATACAAAAGGCCAGATTATTGCAGCACTGAACTGAAGTGGCCTTAGATTGCATCAGTTCCAAATCCAGTGCCTTTTACCAAGATTTGGGATAGAAAGCTAGGTGCAATGCCTCCAaagctctgcagcagaaaaaggcGGGGGAttctgcctctgctcccagctgaaCTGCAATGGGAATCTTCTCTTGGAAGCAGCAACACCACCTGGAAGTGAGACAGTCCCTAGCATAGGAAGCGTAAAACAGTCCCTCTCTATTTCCAGGGAGCAACATCtgctcttttttgtttctgcacCAGCACTGCCTCAAGGGCCACTTTCACATAATTAATGAACCTGCCAGTTCTCCTTCTCACTCATTcaccccagctctgcacacTCGCCTCACCAACCTTTAGCATCCACAGTCTCTTTCAAGACAATCTCCACTCTTTCCACATGATGTCGGTTCCAAATTGGATCCAGAAACTGTCGGTTCTGATCTCGAAAAGGCAGGATATGGGCTACAGCCTGTGAAGGGAAAAATCAAAGACCCAACAAAATCTCACCAGATTTCCACAGTATCTCTGCCTCACTGCCCCATCCAGCACTGGGATATAGCCAGCTCTGGAGTGCCAGCAGACCTGGCacacagcagagagcagagtgggtcagagaagagaaaatcaGCAAGAGAGCCTGCAGTGATGCACAATGGGGTCTCCAATGACTGCACAGAGCAGACATTAAAGGTCTTTCTGAGGCATTTTGAGGTTTCATGTGAAAAAGGCTGAACTACAAACTGCAAGGCACTCAGGTTATATCAGTCAAAGGACAAAGGGCTGAGTCAGACCTTCCTGGGACTAACATACAGTTCCAAAGTGCTGAAATACATTAGATCAGATGCTTCTATCACCAAAGCCATCTGCTctttttgggaggaaaaaaaacaacaaaaacaaaaaaaagagaagaaatcccCCCTCTTAGTAGAGATGCTTTTCTTGCAGCTGGACATGCAACCTTCTGAGTAAAATCTGGCCACAGTGTCACAGCTGGAACAGGCTACTTTCAAAATGTGGCATCACATTCCTCTAAAACAAGGATGGCATGTCCTTGAACACATTCCCTCTGGGACAATGCAGCTACACATCCTgagctgtccctgcagcagccagtcCTCCATGTCCCGAGTGGAGCACAGGGCAGGAAGAAACGTTCTCCTAAGCATCCCAGCAAAACTAACATCCCATCAGCTCCATATCATATCAAATTAAAAACTGCTTCTAGAAGCCACGGCTAAGCAGAGAGGCCTGCGGGTAATAAGACCGGAGAACTTTGAGAGGGAAAGGGCGTTGCTTACTCAGCGAAATCAAAGCCCTGACCTTGGTGAAAAGACCAGATGAATTTTGCATCTCTCcttcatgcacacacacagttCATCCCTGCACCCTGGCTTCCCTCTGGAGAGGGGACCCTCATCGCTCTAACGGGAGAAAGCCCTGCTTTGGTCTGCACAGTTCTTCTCTGTAAGAGGATggacagcagcacagcacaagaCAAGAATAACAGTACAGGACTCCATAGGCAAATGGAGGCTTGGGAGCACACTCAGTGGCTCTGCCTAAATCTGAGAGGGGAACAACACTCAGATGCAGAGCTGACATCCAGCACTCTCCCAGCCACTAAGTCCCTCAACCTGGCAGGGGGCTGTGCATTGCGAGCTGCTCACCTGTTTGCCAAGGTAGTGGTCCACCCGGTACATCTCCTCTTCCCTGAAGAAGCttctcagctctgcagccagctgctgggctgACTCCAGGTCATGGCCAAAAGGTTTCTCCAACACCACACGCAGCCAGGCTCCTGAAGGCggtctgcagctgctgttgatGTGGCGGGCAATCTCTGTGTAGGCAAATGGTGGTACTGAGAAGTAGAAGATCCTTCCAGCCTCCTTCAGCCCCTCCTGGCGAAGCAGCGTCTCAATCTCTCGGTTCAGCACAGTGTAGTTTTCGGCAGTCTTCAGCTGGTGGTATTGGCTCAGCTTCAGGAACTGGTCCTTGAGCACAGCACACCTGTTGGGAGATTCATCGGGGGGACAGGCCAGCTTCTTCAGCACATCAAACATCAGCCTCTGCCCTGGCTCCAGAGCCGTCAGTGCAGCCCCATGGAAAGTGAAGCTGTGGCCACTGCTCACTTGGTCCATGTAGAGTTGGAATAGACCCTGCCACAAATACTTCTTGGCCAAATCACCTGTGGCTCCCAGCAAGACCACTGAGATGTGACCCTGGGACACTTCAGCCAGTGATGGGAAGGCTCCCATGAACAACACTGTACACAGCACTCTCCTCAGCATCTTGGGAGAGAAGAGGTAGACCCAGGAACACTAGAGGacaggattaaaaaagaaaatctgtcaaTCCATGTTATAACACTGCAAAACACAATGCCAGGTACCTGCTCTCCCATGGCGGAAGAGCCAGGGACTTCTGCCTGGATCCTGCACCAAACAgtctctcctcccctccatgATTTGAATATGGTAGTAACTGGGGTTCTTGAAAAGACTACAGCCTCCTTATGCAAATCAAGAAGTGGAAGACAGTGTGTGCCCAAGGTCTTTCAGTAACATAAGCATTGCTCCCACAGTTGAGTTAATGAGGGGGTGTCGATGCCTTTAGACTGTGAAACTGAAAtccattttaatacaaatttcaGTGCTGGCTACAAACGAACACATGTGCCTGCAAATTAAGTACTGCCTTCAACAGCCTCCTGTTTGGGACTTTGCTCAAATGGCAGTATGCTGTCTTGGCATTGCTTCATGTCAATATTGTCACAGCAGCTCAAGAGACAAGTATGACCACTGGCAGTTCCAGTACACAGGCTCTTCTTTAATACGCTGCACTTAAATGACTCATGTGCACCACCACTCTCATGAACAGAGTTAAATTAGGGTCTAATGAGCTACTGGGAGACAAACGGTCTGATAAAACAACACAGGGGAAGAAGAAGTTTAGCCCTTAAAGTTGAGTCTAGACATGAGCCAGTCTAGATGCTGCCTCATGGTTGTGTATGCAGCCAGGAGACAATGTGGGGTTTGTGTTCTGCCTACTGCAACTTTCCGTCAGTGAAGAGTGCATGTCAGCACCCGTTCTGGCCTTCTCCACCCAGTACCCATTCAAACCACTGCAGCCAGTAACAGCTGGTCTCCCTGACCAAAAAGCCCCTTTGctcattcttttttattcttgtttctctAATCCAAAATAAAGTTGTTTGACACATTTAGTTCTTATACCTAGAAACACAGCAATGACTTTACAACTCAAGAGAGATAATCCGGAACAAGTTAATAAACCATTGTGCCGTTATCATTACATCAAGTATTATCTCAGAAGCTCTTACGCTGGCTATCTCAttctcttaatttcattttcttaagttGTGTTTAGTTGGAACATAGCCTTCACAACACACAAGATAATTAACTCCTTTAAAAACTTTTGGTTCAGGTCAATAAATTTATATCTTTTCATTTTACCTGTGTAGGAAAACCAGCCATTTTTTGACAGTAAGAGGAAAAAGTACATGGCTTTTTTATACTGGTGCAGTTGCAGTCTCACTACGCTTTGCACTGGCATGATCACACCATTTTAAAATGGCAGTTTCATGACCATACAACTGAGACATGGATCTTGGGTATGAGAATGAACATGATCATCTAAACCTTTTGCAGGCAGAGACAAGACAGAAAAGTGTCTCATCAGATTTATACCTTCACAGCCAGCTAGAAAACATACCCCTGGCTCCATTGCTCCAGTTACAGCTGTACATATGCCCTAGGACCAAAAGCTGTTAGCTTTTACCTGCCCAGACTTAACTCAGGATTGTTTTTCCTATCCTGGAGCAAAAGGCCTGGTCCTTGCTCCCCTTGAATGGCAGAGGGATGAAACACAGATGTTGTCCTACCTCTTGACTCGTCCTCCCCCTGGAAAGCTCCCAGAAAAGTCACTGTGCCATCACTAAATCAGCACAGGATCTAAGTCAGCTAAAGGATGAAGGTAACTAAATCAAAACAAGGAATTTCTCAATAGCTCTCCCTATCTGCACCTTGAACTGGTCTTTATAAATCTTGTGTTTCTCTCCCCAGCAGACTTACCTGAATAATACAGGAGCTTTACAGAGACTGCAGTGGCAAAAGTAGCTGGAAACTTGTCGTCTTCACAGCCCCTCCAGAGTGCAGCTCTCTCTTCTCCTGTGACTGAGTGTCCAGCAAGCAAATAAGATAAGGCAGGTTGTTCCCTTTCTGGTAAATGGAAGGAAAGACCAAgttacagcagagaaaaaatgaatgtgcctgtgccagcagcatcccagcacATCCCAGCTCTCAGCCCATACATGTTGGCTATGCTAAACCGTTTGTGAGCCGGCAAAATACAGGCATATGTGGCAACTCTGGCTCCAGAGCGTCCTCCTGACTAACTCCTCTGCTTTGCATGTGAGCTCAGATCCATGCTGAGGGTCTCCAACTGAGACCCTAGAGAGCCTCCCTGGAGCAGTCCCCCACTCGGCTTCCCAAGACCCCGATGCAGTGAGAAGGGGGCAGTTTTAGTGAGCCCCCCTaaggcagcaggacagcacTTGTGCGATGCTGCTGTGCCCCCGGGCTTCCTTCTCAACGGTCAGTTTGCATAGAGACTCCTTGGCTTTTCCTTCCCCGTTTCCTGCACGGAAATCACACAGCAGCTGAGCATCAGTGAGCCAACCACAACTGCAGCCCGCTCTGCTCTGCCATTGTGCAAAGAGACAACTTCCATGCTCCCTACAGGGCACGTCGCTCCCTCAAGAGATGGTCCGGTATCATTTGCTCTTCTCCAGAGAGCTTCAACAAGGTATATTGTAGTTTGTAAATCTAACTCGTATCACCTCTCCCCAGCCTTCTGTTGTGActgcctcccttcccttcccgcTGTGCTATTTAGGCTCCACATACCCACTTAAGGAATCCAGCAAATAGTGCTGGCAATTGCAGAGTGACAGAAGTGTGGCTCCTAAGATTTTGCCTGCAGTATAAATAATTACCATTTTAAGCAgaggtttgtttttcctccccccacTGTGGGGTTATAACGCAGATGACAAAGTTTCTCAGTGCAATAAAGCAATATTTACATTTGCTTGAGCAACCTTTATTCCAGGAACCTAGAGACGTTTGACATCCTGCCCGTTGCACCTTGGCAGGCTGCAGTTACTGCGATGCTGTACAGAGACCGCAGCTGAAGAGCAGGTACCTACTACGGAACAGGAAGGGTTTGTTTCAGTGGGTCATCTTTTCCACGTACCCAAGGAAAGGAGTGAATTAGCCAAGTAGTTTCCTGGCAGATTCAGCTACAGAGTCACATGTATTTTTAAGCCAACTGAAAACCAGTTTCACAACACCCCCAATTGCAAAATTCTGTGCTACACTGCCCAGAATAAGCACAGTAAACCCAGGAATGTTTGTTTACTGCTTTTGTATCAGATTATCACCACTgttcacattaaaaaataaaacttgccAAATGCCCCAGACAGGCAGAACAAAGTTACTGAGTCAGGCTTCAGGAAAAGACTCCTGGGCCCAATCCATATAAAACACTGCAAGAGCTTCACCCAGCAGTAAGTGTAAGACTGTGCATTCCCCTGCACAGTCACCGGAGTTCCAGTTTCGCAGGAGCTCATTTCAGGTCTTGCAAGTTCCCCTGCTGTattgaaaaaatggaaaagatcttttttgttactgctgcaTCCCCACTGAAAACTAACGCTTCAGATGTATTCCCAAATGCAGCGTGGCCTGGGGCTCCTGCAAGGCTACGCACATGTAACGCATGAAGGGAACAACTACTGAGATTCTTTGAGAATCAGGAAAAACATATTGGCCTCCTGCATATGCAAACATTAGAGCAGGAACGAGCCCACCATCAGCTCTTGCAGAAGTCGGAGGCTTAGTGGGGAGACTCATATTAAAAGCAAGCTGAGAGATGCATGAACTAGTGGTTGGCTTTTCTTCTCGACCATCCAACGCAGCACTGATACAGTGTCTCTCGcccaaaagaaagcaagctctgGCCCCAGCACGGGGACAGTAGCTCAGTTTCCAAAGCCTTGGAAAAACAGGAGAGGGTTACAGTGAGGAAAACGACTACAGCGCGTAGGCACCGTCTCGGCCACGCAGACATCAAACCCCAGCGCTGAGCTCTCCGAGGTGCGCGTACCTTGctgcccccgcctgcccccgccAGAAGAGACCGGCTCTCACCGTCACCTTCCCCACGCTCCTCCGCTGGCCAGTCCCCCCGGCTCCCGAGCGCGGGGGGCGCACACGGGGCTCGGGGCACGTCCCTCCCCGCGGACAGAGGCCAGCGGCCGCGGCACGCGTGGGAGGGGCGAGAGGCCGCGCCGGGAggctcggcggggcgggcggggaaaGCGCGCtccggcggagcggggcggcagCGCAGCGCGCCTTGCCACGAGCCAGCGgggccgcgccggccccgcAGCGGCCGCGCACCCCGCTCCCGGCAagcgcctctgccctgcgcgTCCCCGCGCACCGCGGAGAacaccgcccgcccgccccgggctgCTCGGCGCTGCCCTGCCGGGGgacggggcggcggggacccTCCCTCCGGGGAGCCTTCCTCCGGGAGGCCGCTGCACGACAGCGCGATGCACGGCAAGGCACCGCACGGGAGAAGGCTCTTCTCCGGGCTGCCGCACGCAGCCGCGGCGGGGGAAGCCGCCTAAATGGCCGCCTCCATCTTCCGCCCCCCGACCCGTCCCCGCCACCGCCCCTCACtcacctccctcccaccccGGGCCCGCGAgtggggcggcggcggcggcggcggctgcgggcggGCCCGACACagcgccccgcccgccggggcgCTCCTCCCACCGCCGAGAGAGTCTGCGGTTGGCGTCGGCTCTCGCCGGGCAGCGGCGGTCGGAAGGGGCCAAAACGGCAGGGCTgagggggccccgggggggacACCCTTGCCCAGCCCAGCTGAGCACTGGCCACTGCGCCCTTTCCACACCCGGAATCAGGCGTCTCCATGTGGATGGGCGCGCGGTGCATTCTGTAGCGCATTTGGGCTGCAGAGGTTCGTAATGCGCCGTTAGACCAAAACCTTTACGGGGGGCAGGAGTTTCAGTAACCAAAAGCAAAAGTCTCTATTCTCCCCCGTTGCATTGGCTGGTCtaatttttatacatttatatgtgtgtgtctgaGCATACTCGCCTACAGAACTGGCATTGCTTTGTGTCCTGGAATTACTGTGACCCTAGCGTACTACCTTCCGACCACACATGTGCGTCCACAACTCCAGTCCTATGTTTTCTAAACAAAGAAAGTACCTTGTGAACCTCCTGGAGCGCATTTCGGTTCAGCTTGACAGTGCTTTTAGACCCATCAAGTTTTGGGAAGGTGGGCAAAGTCACGAGAGGCAGACAGAAGGGAAACAAAGCTCTACAAATGCCCCCTCTGCCCCTTCGCCCAAGAATGCCCGCAGCAGAGCGCTCTTATAAAATGTCCTGGTACAATGTAAAACTTTCACTGGAGCTCAGCTGTTGTCTTCAAATTCACTGGGGTGAGCAATGTAATAGGTATCATTTCCATAGCTGGCTCCACTAAGGACATTAATATACGGAAATCTTTACAGTCGCGGGCTCTAAGATCTAAGCAGGCTGTAGTCAGGGGCTCCGCTAGCATGGGGCTCACTGCTACATCAGGGCTCTGATTATGGATTCCACCAGCTCCCCATACAGCGACACATAAAATTAACATGAATATTAAAAACTCCTTTGTTAAGAGCCCTGGCCAGCCAGACTTCACAGATACCATCCTAGACTTCAGAAAATGCTGTGGTTTTGCAAACCATGACTTGTATGGCAATAGCAAGGAGTTGTAAAGCAGACTTAGTTAAATAGCTGTAACTGCAC
Coding sequences within it:
- the H6PD gene encoding GDH/6PGL endoplasmic bifunctional protein; translated protein: MLRRVLCTVLFMGAFPSLAEVSQGHISVVLLGATGDLAKKYLWQGLFQLYMDQVSSGHSFTFHGAALTALEPGQRLMFDVLKKLACPPDESPNRCAVLKDQFLKLSQYHQLKTAENYTVLNREIETLLRQEGLKEAGRIFYFSVPPFAYTEIARHINSSCRPPSGAWLRVVLEKPFGHDLESAQQLAAELRSFFREEEMYRVDHYLGKQAVAHILPFRDQNRQFLDPIWNRHHVERVEIVLKETVDAKGRISFYEQYGVIRDVLQNHLTEALMFLTMELPANVSRAEEVLQCKLQVFQSLRGLEKNSAVLGQYQAYASQVQEELQKAQDYISTTPTFAGVLIHSDNLRWEGVPFLLTSGKALDERVGYVRVLFKNRAYCTQSETLRDAGHSQCKAKQIIFYIGHGALNTPAVLVSRNLFRPVMPEGSWREAVGQSDLHIFGQPLSDYYVYSPVKERDAYSVLISNIYHGRKDFFITTENLLASWGFWTPLLDSISHQPLRLYPGGMENQHLLDFEMVGGEVAFTLAEPVELLNPNRLTPSDYKTIQSKFRQSPLVSAWSEDLISQLASDIEKIASRTVAHSGQFHLALSGGSSPVVLFQRLARHHYAFPWKHTHIWLVDERCVPLTDAESNFFSLHNHLLQSVRVPYFNVHPMPVHLNQRLCVEEDRGTELYAKEIMALVANASFDLLLLGVGTDGHTASLFPRSENGLEGAQAVVLTESPVKPHQRMSLSLPLINKARQVFVLVLGKGKHDITTLLSRVGHEPRKWPISGVSPSSGQLVWYVDYEALLG